The DNA sequence CCATTGAACAAGTTGAAGCAGTGAAGCGGATAAAGGAAGATCTGCTTTGAACCAAACAGCTTGTTATGGAAATCCCTGCCATAAATCTAAAGGTCAGTTTGCGGTTTTTGCTTGATTGTAATGTTGGACGTGTGTATGGTAGCCTGCTCTTTACAGTTTCTCTGGCGTCTTTGATGCCAACTTTGTTGCTCATTGGTAATCCCTCTGTGTGGCAACCTGTCTCTGCTTAGGGCACATATCACAGTAAACTAatcaaatgtgtatttattgattgtttgttgttgtttattgttgttgttgttgttttattaaatggTAGAAGAAAATGTTAGTTATTTGGAATATAGCCTCTGTAAAAATGTTAAAGTGCATTTAAAGATCAAAGACTAAAGCAGTTCTGTTGTCAGTGATGGGCAGCAGGCCTATGGACAGAGTAAATAACATTATTGGATGTTAGAAACACAAACAGTGATACATCTGCTCATTAAATGCGATATTAACATGACCTATTTGTGTAGTTCAAACAAAGATCAAACACAAACTGACATGATGACATGATTTTGGCAATGGATCTGCAAATAAAGAAAAGTTTCAATTATATATCACATGAACCACATATTGATTTCTGATTTCTCCACTTTTTCTGTAAGCAACATATAAGTGAGCTCATGCCTGCATGTCATGTCCCTTTTTTATAAAGGGAGAACCATTACATTGAATGATGCTTTTGTGCtatttttgctaaaaaaaaaaaaggttcaaaaaTCAGTTTGAAAACCTCTTATTCAAAGCTCAAAAACTTGGACCTAAACATACAACGTGAAAAGTCCGAAAATAAGATGTGTAAATGGAGCTGTAGGATGACTCACACTGATTTTCTGGAGAAATTGGGTCATTTTCTGATTCATaacttgagttaaaaaaaaaaaaaaaaaaaaaaaaaaactgtggagCCACGTTTAGTTCTAGCTCTGATGTTTTTCGAGCTCACATAAACTGAACTGGTTCAGGATCAATTAAACTATTAATACTCTCCCCCATTTATTCAATTCATTGCTTGGTCTATGGGGTTACAATGTAAAACATAGCGAAAATATCTAAGGGGGCACTTTCAAATGTCCAACCAACTTCCAAAACCCATAGAAATCCagatttacaatgatataaaacagaaaaacaagaaCTCCTCACTATGGAGAGGCTGGAGCCACTGAATGTTTGGAGCTTTTAGTTGATATGATGGATCAATTGTCAACATCAAAATTGTCTGTGGATTGGAAGAGTGCTAGACCACAgggaaaatattaaaaaaggtCTTAACACTTTGTCTTTTGTTCTATGTCGTAGGCCATAGTACTGGTGCACTGGCTGCTTACAGTATGGTGAGTGGgagtacagttttttttttcacaaacctgAGGaatttctttcctctcctctactctctctcacacacacacacacactcacactcacactcactcactcttcaGGCCTACTCTTTTACCTCCACGTCCCATACTTGTGTATTCTTGATGTGTGACTGTATGAATTGTGTGTCTGCCGCAGGGGATGTATGAGTTTGCTGCCCTCCTCTTTTGCTTGGGGAAACTTTGGTGTTTTAGCTGTCGGGGTCTGGGCCATTGCACAGAGGGACTCCATCGATGCCGTGCTCATGGTGAGTCTTCCGCTTATTTCCTTCACGCATGCTGCACACTTAACATCATGTGACATGTACATGAGTCTAACTATAGGCACACCAACGCGGATCCATGCTAACCTATTTGTCTGTGGAATCTAGGACAATCTGTGAGCATCCCTTTGAGAAAGATAGCCTTCTCTTATTTCAGCACAGAACTCAGTAACCATAGGCTTTCATGGTGCATCAGTTTACAGCACTAGGGGCCGTTTCATATTTTAATCTTAATTCCTGCTAAGATCTATTTTAAGCAACGACAAAAAGTTACTCACCACCCTACCCTAACTCTGAACTACGACTCATTTTTTATCCACGGCAACAATCATTGACACCTACTGACCAGTGGcaccaaatgacaaaaaaaagagctCATAATTAGCTAACAATGTTGTGGAGCGTTTTTGTAGAGTAACCTGTTGGAACTGTGTATCAGTGAGAACATCATCAGCAATTTTTGCTTGTCCACAGAAACTGACTGATGGACAGTCTTgaataaagtacttgaaagcaatacttgaggtacaagtatcttaccagaaaattactttggtagaagttataGTCCCCTTTTTGGAATAccacttgagtaaaagtcttaaattatCTGGTATTTGCCGTACTTGGGTATCAAAAGTaactttctgatattaaatgtacttcattataaaaaaaactttgttaatgtactttattgtggcttccttatagtaaattaaaatattcagggtttccacaccttcttaaacatcaaattcaaagGCTAACATTAACATAGAGAAAAACTGAAAcagaattttaatttttttgttgttgattctttCACTTGTacgatttttgttgttgttgcaagtAATGAGTAACGAAGATGCTTAGAGGAAATGCAGTGGAGTCAAAGTATAGATTTTATTCAgggaatgtagtggagtaaaagtgaaCCTTTTCAGAAGTATAAATAACGAAGTGAAGTACAGATATGTGAAAATTCTACTAAAGTACAGTAACAACACTGATGATGAGTAAGCAGAAGAGAGCCACAGCCTCTCAGCTCTATACTTAGATGTTATGCTACTGGAAGGTTTTTGTATTGTTACAGTCGTCGCTGAATTTACCCAGCAAACGTCCTTTTATTGTAACTGTTGGATTCCTCCAGAAGATAAACCGTTTCTGCTGGGGAGAACAGAGCTGAGCAATGTGACACGGTTGCTTGGTCAGCcatgtttgtttagtttttaaagAGTCTTAATTTACCCAGAATTCATGGCAAGTGAGTCCTGCTTAACCATTGTGttttcctcgggtcaaatttgacccattttcaacgttaaaaaaaaagaaaagaaaatgggtTTCtgtcaaccaaattgcccaaaagtaACATGgattaaatggtttcaaaactgactaaactttgacataaatcagtctgtgatccactcaacatcctctgatcttaactatttggcaaaaataaaaataaaaacataagtgTAAAACTTATTATTAAACCAGCacaagttggtgttagtggtgcaTAGTTAGTGaccaaattgtgtttttttaaagcatcggaaaaaacgcaaaaaaaagttcattttcaattttgacctggAAGGATAACAAGTTGAgatgacgggaagacaacacaagggttaagatcGTCAAGAACTAGAAAGATTTGTGCAGCAGATGAATTCGGACATCTATCTGAAGTCTGACTATTAGTTACATCTAAGCATTAGTCAAACTCTTTCATTGTGGACTCGCTAGCTGTGAAAGGGTGTTACATGCCAGACAAATGCAGAGAGAGTCAAGAAAAAAATGGCTGTCCAGTGTCTCTTTCAATGACACCTTTTGACAGTGTTGGATTCTGACTGTCATTGCCATTGGGAAGTAATGGCCGTTTTACAGTAGCCGCAGCCAAGCTGGCGCACGCCAtggtgacgtcaaaatgacgtcaCCCGGATTTATAGCGCACGAGCAAAggtcgcgcacggctctttttttttttttttttttttcagcggcgcgcaACAGAGCGGAAACGGGAGGCATGGACgagttcgccgacaaccggatgccaggactctcagagcttagacagtatataaactggaccaacaacCGATCCCGTTGCTCtagacggagaccagtgaagtctattagaagcacttttccggtgagcgctgagcgttactgagcagcctccaactgagcttgaagacgtagatgtgacgtgagcaacctgtctgaaagttgtaagtcgtTGTAAAGTTGTAaaggtagctgtgccaagagaaatctcaatcattcctcCTCATGTAATCTCTTGCAGAGACTACATAGGCACAGGcgaattattgctaactaaaatgcaacttaacattagtaattaaacttaaacagctaatgtaagtccaaactgcctgcaagcttctcctgtactgtacggtaattcctccactatgcgacagtaagtcgcttggttatgacacaatcgttagcctatttttataataatgtctactacggggccataacgtgaggtacaaggtaatggaaccttttatacattgtcgtgttccttttagaaataaacaatagacaaatagagtctttaaacgcttcagatgtaaagttattcgctgtcaaagtgacatcaaaatgaatggcagtcaatggaatgctaacaggaggtgatcgctttgtagcatcaaaatggcgccattgaaggttcgagttctgaagcgaagcttacccccttgtctcagagtgactgcaagtctctcttgtaaacttactgggttaagatgagctcttttatgttgaatgaaaggcttgatacGACGAagcaaatcgaagcattgacggcaatgctgctggcAGTTCTGCcgctgtttacctttttttttcttctaaaaaaaaaacatttatgcaCTGGATTCTTTGTGGTTGAGGGTGCAGCTTCATATCAAAGTCAAAGGACTACTGCATGTATTAACTCCAGGCTTCACTTTCTCAAATGTCTTAAGTGATTTCAATGTATCTTTTTGTTAACTAATCAAATATTTAACTCACATTTCTGGCTTTGGGAAAATGCTTTCTCATCCCATAACATGGATTTGACTATCCCAGAAAATATAATGTCCACGGAAAAATGTCtaaatgcagtgtttttttaattttaattttattattgcaTTTTCCATTCTGACTTTCTGGCACCACTTAGGTTTTTATCTCATTTCCCCTCAGAAATCTTTATTGTTGTTGTCATCAGAATTGGCTTAATGACTTTATTTTCCTCACACCGTATGTTGCAAGGAATCTTTCCGTGTGGTTTAATTACAGACATGTGTTGGCACTTCAGAGCATGAGCGCCCTTTCCGTACTGACGTATACGGTCAGTCAACAAGCCTGacgtttcttttctttttcctgtaGTTTCTGTTGGGGATGGTCGTGACGATATTGACCGACATCATCCATTTTGGGATCTTTTACCCGCGCTATGACTTAGCGACAGAGACTGGAAGCACGTTTCGCTTCAGCCAGGGAATGGCCATCCTCAACCTGCTGCTCAAACCTGCGTCCTGCTTCTTCGTCTACCAGATGTACCGCGAGCGTGGAGGAGATTACAACGTTAACTTTGGTAAGTGTTGCAAGATGAGTCAAGTGCAGTAACGTGAGGAGTTTGCAGACTTTTGAGGAAGTTATTGTATGCCACTATAGGGCTGTTATTAAAAAAGGACTACAAAGATTTTTTTAGGATGGGagttagtaaaaaaaataagattctTACAGTGAAAACTGATGCTATCTTGCAGCATACTGGGATTCAATCATTGTTTAATGACCTATGTGTGATCTAATTTCCTTTCGAGGAGCATAGCACACGCAAAAGAACTCACtccataacaaaaaaataaggtTTTATTGAGTGTGCATGTTCAATCGTCATTTCCTCCTCCccgcaaaaaaataaataaattaaaaaaaagatcccCAGCCCTGAGTGTGACCAAAACTAGAGGTacggtgtgatgtgtgtgtcctGAGGCACTTTGAGATCCTCCCTATGTTTTATGCTGTTTGTTATGAAAGGCCTGCCAAATGCAGCACACACAGTGGGACGACTCTGCTAAACCACTGGCAGATGATTCCACAGTCAAACTAATTAGTTACAGTCACAAGGTTTGCAATCCAGCAAGATATCTGAGCTGCGATTCGGCCAGACAGGGAAATAATTTCTGCACGAGTTGTTTATAACATTTGTGTGTCATCCTGGCCACCAGTTTATACTGCATGCAGGAACATATTAAACCCATGCTGGCTGAAAAACGTATCTGCCTTGATAGAAAAATAGCCCCGGATTGATGTGAAAGAAACAGAGACTGAGTCCACCAGAGCTGCATGTTTGTGCACAGAAATAGAAGTTTTGTGGCGTTCCTGGCCGttgagtacatatttgtttattcatttaGGAAGGCACAGTGCACATTAATTAACATGAGCACTtgagtccaacatgtaaatgtgcctgATTTAGCCCCACAGGCTAATTTCCATCAGCAGTCCCTAGCAGGTtgacattaaaagaaaaacagagaaaagaatcTCTCTCCTTGTGGGCAAACTAATGATACACCTCTTCCATTGACTGGTCAGGAGATACTCAAGATGTGATCTTTGATTAGCCGTGTGTGGCCATTGATTTTGGGGACTTTGACTCGCTCTGCTGAGAGCTTTTCCATCAGAAATCCCACTGAGCTGTGACGTCTGCCGGACTCCTAAGTCCTTGAAAATGTTACTCATGCCTTCATTTATAAGGACTATCCAAACATGGCTGTGTTCATCCTTTGTAGTTTATGATTTGATGTTAGTAGTGAGAATGGTTCCATACAGGGAACTTTGAGCTAGTGAGCTTTT is a window from the Perca flavescens isolate YP-PL-M2 chromosome 4, PFLA_1.0, whole genome shotgun sequence genome containing:
- the agtrap gene encoding type-1 angiotensin II receptor-associated protein, coding for MEIPAINLKAIVLVHWLLTVWGCMSLLPSSFAWGNFGVLAVGVWAIAQRDSIDAVLMFLLGMVVTILTDIIHFGIFYPRYDLATETGSTFRFSQGMAILNLLLKPASCFFVYQMYRERGGDYNVNFGFPSVSRNRDAYQSIDQQDESSGPANPFNPAQESKPAVRTY